Part of the Triticum urartu cultivar G1812 chromosome 2, Tu2.1, whole genome shotgun sequence genome, AGATCTTGCGGCGGCGACCACAGGGCAGGAGATGGAGCGGCCGCCCAAGTGCGACTCAGGCAACGGCGAGCGATGAGCGGGGGAAGGAGCGACCACAGGGTGGGAGAAGGAGAGGCGGCCCCTGTGCGACGGAGCGATCCGTAGGGCGGGAGAAGGAGAGGCGGCCCCTGTGCGACGGCTGTCGGGCAAATAGGCGCGGCACAAAAGTGAAGAACGCACGAGAAGTGAAACCTACGAACTAAGATACGGCGATTCTATTTCAGTTGTGATTACTTACGTTATTAATCACTGCAATTAGCCATATTACTCCctctctggtcctttttactctgcatattaggtttatctgaagtcaatctcatccaactttgaccaagtttatacaaaaaattattaacattcacataacaacacatTTATTATTAGATTCATCTcggaatatattttcatattatatttattagatgttataaatgttaatattttttaatataaattcggtcaaacttagcaaactttgacttcagacaaaactaatgtgcggagtaaaaaggaccggggGAGTATTAATTAATAACATTATCATTAAGAAAGGACTAATCTACCCTTACATCCAATTACTAAAATGTCCTCAAAAGAGAAAAAACAGGGATCAATAATGACCATTGGATCACCTATATACTACCCACTATTTACAGAAGTATGATGCACCGTAAAATGTCTCTAAATCTAACAAAATTACACACTGGAAATTTGACTCTTCAAGATAGAGCGAGGCGCTTGCATTTTAGCAGAACTGTCATGGTTGTTGTACGGTAGTAGTCGGTGGGGTATAATAGATCTAGATATTATTTCTTTTGGCTGGAGTGATAGATCTAGAATTAATTACATGTCCACAATTAGGAACATGCGTCGTGCTAGTTTGCGTTCTCTGCTCACTTGTCAGCTCCTATCCTATCATTCCCACACAAAACCCACGAAGGCGCCGCCACTGCTTGCTCAGGCGCGCCATGTCTCCGGTGAGAGTAATCCACGCGAGCTACGTCGACGTGCCGGCAACCGCCATGGTGTCACCAGAACCGATCAAGCTCACCGCGATGGAGGCGCAGTGGGTCGTCGTCCCGGTGCTGCAGCACGTCCTGCTGTACGAGGGCGAAGGCTTGCCGCACTTCAACGACGTTCTCCAGTCCCTCAGCTCCTCCCTGGCCGCGACTCTGCGCAGCTTCGCCCCACTGGCCGGCAAGCTCGTACACCTCGAAGGCACGGGCGACGTTGCTATTGTCTGCTCCTCCTCGGACGGCGTCGGTTTCATCGTCGCAGAGTCCGACGCCGACATCCACcgcctcgccggcgacgaggagcaCGACGTGCGCGTGCTCGAGCGGCTCGCGCCGGAGGTGGACATGGGCGAGCTGCCGACCCCCGTCCTGGCCGTGCAGGCCACGCGCTTCGAGGGAGGCGTGGCGGTCGGGGTGACGGTGCACCACGGCGTCGCCGACGGGTGGTCGCTGTGGACGTTCGTCGAGGCGTGGGCGACGGCGTGCCGAGGCGAGACGCGGGCGGCGACGCCGTGCTTCGACCGCTCGCTCGTCAAGCTGCCTGGTGGCCAAGAGCTGGCCAGGAGCTTCTTGAGAAAGTACGCGCCAAATCTACCAAAGGTATGTTCATTGCTCAGCCCAAATTTGTTTCATCCACGACGTGCGTGACAAATCGAACGCGTTTCAGGCGGTATATCCGGCGCCGCTCTTAGAGGACCATGCACGGTTGACGCGCCGGACGTTCACCTTGGACGCGCGGAACATCCAGCGCCTCAAAGAGCGCATCGTGCGTCTCGGCGAAGCCCAAGGCGCGGCGCCGCCGTCCACCTTCATCGCGGTCGTCGCGCTCGCCTGGACGTGCTTCGCCCGGTGCAAGCCGTTCGCCTCGGACGACGACGTGATGGTCGGCTTCCTCGCGGATGCCCGGCACCGCCTCGAGCCTCCCGTCGACGCGGGATACTTCGGCGCGTGCCTCACCGGATGCATCGCGAGCCTCCCCCCGCGCGAGCTCCGCGACGAGCACGCCCTGGCGGCCGCGGCGCGTGCGGTGCAGGAGGAGGTCCGCAAGAAGACGGAGGACCCGATGGCCGGGTGCAATTTCCTGGCACCGGCGTTCACGGTCGCCATGGAACGGCTGATGAACGTGTCTGGCGCGTCGAGCTTCCGGGCCTACGAGCTGGCGGACTTCGGGTGGGGCAGGCCGAGGCGGACGGAGAATACCAGGATGAACCGCGACGGCCAGGTGGCGCTGATGCGCGCCAGGGACGGGCTGGGAGTGCAGGTATCGGTCTCGCTGCTCGAACCGGCGCAAATGGCCGAGTTCAAGTCTCAGTTGCTCGAGTTAGTCGGTTAAATGTGAGGGAGCACTCCTCCATTTATTTTTACTTGGCATATAAAATTTGTCTGAAACCGTAAAGTTTTAAAAGTATGTGTTAAAAAATACAATTATTTATTAAAATACTAAAGTTATACATATGAAGTACTACACATTCTGTTctaaagttatacaatatgaaGTACTACACATTATGTTCTGTTTTGCAACTGCTAGTCCCGACTCCACTGAGAGCACCGGTTTTAGATATCACGTTTGACAAAGCTTTACTATCCGGATTTATTAGTCCCCTTTGTATTTTGGATTCTAGTTTGACCATGTATTTAACTAAAAATGTATAAAGTATATGCTACCCAAAGTATATGattggatttgtatttgaaagAGGTTTTCTATAGTATAGTTTTTGTGACATATAGtttatattttattagttaaattcATGGTTAAACTTTGACTCGAAAAGAAAAGGGGCCTAATAAacccggatggagggagtatttctAGTGGCGAAAGGACTAATGTCATATATTAAACATCACTATGGTTTACAAACACATCTTCACAATAAAAAAAAGACATTCAAATCTTTAAGAGTGTGTAGTCTTCTTACACTTGCATCCATCAATGGCTTGTCGTGATCAACTCTTGCTGCCACATCCGAGTCTTTATTTCAACGGAGCAAACTTGTTTACACCTAAAAGTTTGTAGAAATAGCGGCTGAGAATTCATCAATGTAG contains:
- the LOC125540140 gene encoding phenolic glucoside malonyltransferase 1-like, with product MSPVRVIHASYVDVPATAMVSPEPIKLTAMEAQWVVVPVLQHVLLYEGEGLPHFNDVLQSLSSSLAATLRSFAPLAGKLVHLEGTGDVAIVCSSSDGVGFIVAESDADIHRLAGDEEHDVRVLERLAPEVDMGELPTPVLAVQATRFEGGVAVGVTVHHGVADGWSLWTFVEAWATACRGETRAATPCFDRSLVKLPGGQELARSFLRKYAPNLPKAVYPAPLLEDHARLTRRTFTLDARNIQRLKERIVRLGEAQGAAPPSTFIAVVALAWTCFARCKPFASDDDVMVGFLADARHRLEPPVDAGYFGACLTGCIASLPPRELRDEHALAAAARAVQEEVRKKTEDPMAGCNFLAPAFTVAMERLMNVSGASSFRAYELADFGWGRPRRTENTRMNRDGQVALMRARDGLGVQVSVSLLEPAQMAEFKSQLLELVG